Below is a window of Haloglycomyces albus DSM 45210 DNA.
ACGGCGTCCAGATCGGTGAAGATTCGGTCAAGCAGAAAACGAGACAGGCCGTGACCGCGTTGCGCCGGGTCGACGTACACGTCGGCAAGATAGGCAAAGGTGGAGTGGTCGGTGGTGACTCGGGCGCACCCGATCTGTTGCCCCGCAGCGGTGTACAGACCATACGCGATTGAATTCTCGAAGGCGGTTTCGGTGATGGATCGGTCCCGTCCCTTGGCCCAATAGGTATCCGTGGCGAGGACATGATGCACCCAATCGAGATCGAAGCGATCGCGGTCGGTGGAAACGAAGCATTCAAGCTGCGACATGGTGAATCCTTAAAGGAGAGAAAAAATGAACCGATGTCGCATTTTAGGGTAGTTCGGATGTCAGATAGGCGGGCCGGTGATTTGATGTGAGATATCGGTTTCAGCGCTACCCTCGGTGACCGGTACGGCGGTGAGCTGACTGGCTTTTGTCGGGTTCGGTACCGAACGGCGAAACGTCGGCGATACTAATAGCGAGTGGATCTTTATGAAGCCGTATACCGCCGCCGCGACGTCCGAGCGGAATTCTCCGGTGCACCGCTACCGGACGGTGCCTTGGAGCGAGTACTCAATGCCGCCAACGCCGCGCCGAGCGTAGGAATGTCACAACCTTGGGATTTCATCGTCGTATCCGATTCCGATCTCAAACGACGGTTCCATACCCATGTTGACGAGGAACGCCGTGAATACGCCTCCCAACTGGACGCCGAACAACGGGAGAAGTTCCAACGCATCAAAATCGACGGAATCCTGGAGTCCACCCTTTCCGTGGTCGTCACCTACAACGCCGATCGTGGCGGACCGAACGTTCTAGGGCGGCACGCCATCGCCGATGCGGGCCTGTATTCCGTATGCCTGGCCATCGAAAACCTCTGGCTGGCCGCCACCGCGGAAGAGCTGGGCATGGGATGGGTCTCGTTCTATCGCGAGCATTTCCTCTCACAACTGCTTGGAATACCCGACGGCATCCGCCCGATCGCGTGGCTGTGTCTGGGGCCGGTGACGCGCCTGCAGGAGACGCCGGATCTGGAGAGACACCGCTGGAGGAAGCGTCGCCCGCTGGAAGACAGCCTGCACCGCAACGGATGGTAAGTCCCTCAGCAGCATCAGCGTTCGAAATCCGGACGAGCCGCGCCCGCCGATTCGGGTAGTCGGAACATGTCCAGAAATCGTTCCGCCAGGTCCTGGTTACCCGTCACTACGGCACGTTCGGCGTGCAGGGCCACCCCGAGGGAGCGTTTACCGATCGTCAGACGCTTCAGAGTCTCCGCGTCGGTGGTGATCGTGGCGTGCGGGTGTTCGATCATGCCCGGATTGAGAAGTAGGGCCCGGTCGGTGATCTCAGCGGAGAAAAAGCGCTCCCCGATCACCAACTGTACGGCCAGATCGAGTCCCTGCGCGGCAGCCGGAACAAAGAGGCTGCGCAGGGTCAGAATGACCGCATCAGTTCCGACCTTGGTGTCCAGTGGAATCGCCGGGGAACGTGCGCCCCAGCGCAGTAGCTGCACGATGATCCCCTCCAGACCACGCCCCCACTCCGTCAGCTCGTATACTCGACTGGCCGCCGGTGGAGGCAATCGCCGCCTGGCAACCACCCCGGCAGCCTCCAAGTGCCGTAGTCGATCGGAGAGAACGTTCGCGCTCGCTCCCGGAAGGCCGGATCGAACATCGGTGAATCGTTTCGGTCCCAGTAGGAGTTCGCGCACTATGAGCAGTGACCAGCGTTCTCCGACGATGTCGAGCGCGTGAGCGGCGGGGCATCCGTCGTCGTAGGAACGCATGCGTACTCCTCAAGTCGTGGTGATGGTCGTTCCAATGCCCGTACGTGTGTGGGCGTGAAGTTGGACGTTGGAACGAGTGGCGCAGTCCGACTCCAGCATACTGTCGCGGATGAGTGCGGCGAGCTCGGTCAGTACGCTCAGTATGGCGTTGATCGAAGACGTGTCGGAATGTTTCCGACAAGCCAGGATATGGAGGTACAAAGGATGAACGTATCCATGCCGGACGAGGCGAAACAGACTCTGCGAGGTCTGTTGGAAGGCAACGATCGATTTCGCGACGACCGAATGCGCTACCGGCGCGATGTGGAGGCGGCGAAACGAACCGCGCCGTCACAGAGCCCAAAGGCGGCGGTGTTCACCTGTGTGGATTCGCGGGTGATGGTCGAGTCGGTTTTCGATTGTGACTTCGGCGAACTGGCGGTGGTCCGTACGGCCGGGCACGTACCGGATCGAGCGGCCGTGGGGTCGTTGGAGTTCATCGCCACCGAGTTGAAGGTCGATGTAGTCGTCGTTTTGGGACACCAACGGTGCGGGGCCATCGCGGCGGCCTTGGAGACGGTCAAGGAGTCCGACGACAGCACGGGGACCGGGTTCTTGATCGAGCAACTGTGGGATCCCGCTGCCCAGGCGCTGAAGGAGTGCCCCGACGATGCGGCTCCGTACGCCGAAACCCTGCATGTGCGGAAAACCGTCGCTTCCCTGAATGAGAGGGACAAGTTTCACAATGTCCCGGTCATCGGCGCGACTTATGAATTGGACACCGGAGCGGTCAAGTTTCTGGACGTCTGAGCGGGTTCGTGATCGGCGCACTGCACCACGACCGTCGCCCCGGCACGAACCAGGTTCCGCGCCACGGCGCGTCCCCGGACGGCGGGAATGCGGTGCAGTATGACCGCCGGGCGCCGGTGGACCAGCGAACGAGCGTTCCTTTTGGCGTGACGATCGCCGGATGCTTGCAGTGATTCGGCGATGATGCCGACGATCCGGCGGTAGTCACCCCAATCCTCCGGTACATGGGTGAGAACGACGTCCAATCGAGAAGTACCGTTGTTGACGTCAAGGCTGCCTTCGAGGAGGACGTGGGCTTCGGGGTCGCGCACGCGACGGGACATGGTGAATCGTCCTTTCGTGATGAGACGGAACAATACCGTCACCAAGGTGAGAAGGGAAAGAGCAGCGAGCCACTGCCGGAAATCAGACAAAGAGGGATCCGAGCCGGCGACCCGGACGATGAACACGATGACGGCTATTCCATTGCCGACCAGAAGCGCCGCGTAGACGATCGGAGCTCGCGAGATGCTTTCCACCGGGCGTTTTCCAGGTATTTCAGCATCACGAACACCGTCTACGCTCATGCGGCTTGGCGTGTGCATGGGTTAACCCTAAGCATTGAAGGGAAATTCAGAGTTGCCCTTATGTGTACTTGGGTGGAAATTTGAGAAACCTGCGGTGGTGGAGCGGAACGCACCGGTGTCGGAGCACGTCATCGGGGACCGGGTGACCGGTGTGCTCCATCGGTGTCATCGCTTGCGGCGAATTACGCCAATGGCTTTCGCGCCTTGTGAATCAGGGGGTTACATCTGTGGAATTCCTCTGCCATGCTGAGGAAAAAGCAATGGAGGAATTCCGCTATGGACCCGTTTAACATTCGTGCCGGAAGGGCGGACAAGCGATTCGCCATTGATTGTCTCAATGAAGCCGTCAAACGGGGAAACCTGCCCAAAGAGGAATATACGTCCCGCCGTCACGACATCATCAGTGCGGTTTCGGTGGGGGAACTGCAGCAACTGATCGACGACCTCGACCGCCTCGAAGGCCGCGACAGCTGGCGCTACGGCCATTGGCGCGGACCCGTTCAAGACGGTCGAGAACTGGAGATTCAGCGAGCGGTCGGCGTCGCCTTCCTCATCGCCGCTCTCGTTGTGCTCATAGTGGTCGTCTACGTCGTGGTCAATGTGATCAACGACTGGCTGTGAGCAGCTGGTCGGCCGCTACCAGACCGTTGACGGCCGTGTCGAGACGGGCCAAAGCGTGCGATACCCACGGCACCGACAGCGGGTCGTCCGCTTCCAAGACCTCGGTGCGTTGGGCATCGTTGATCCCGTACAAACCGGGAACGGCGACACGCAGCGTCAAACTCCCGGGAGCGTCACCGAATTCCGACCCCGGAATGGTCACCACGTCCCACTGTTCGGTCAGCCACTCGGCCAGCTCAGCGGAGGTGGAAATGCCGTGTTCCGTCTTAAGGTAGGCGCGCCACGGCTCGAAATCCGGCCAAACGTAAAACGCCCCTCGTGGTTTGACGACTTCCAGGTCATAGGACCGAAAGATGTCGGCCACCGCCGACGCGACGGTGCAGTGCAGGTGACGGGAGCGGTCAATGCGGTCACGCAGGGCCGGGAGGTCGGACCAGGCCAGTGCGGCCGCGTGCTGAGCCGGAAGCGGAGGAGTCGACCAGATTTCGCTGGCCGCCGTTCGTACCCGCTTCATCAGGCGTTCACCTGTCGGCCCCGCGGAAAATCGCAGACCTCCGAGCCGCCAGCCTCCCAGAGCGAAGTTCTTTGACAAACCGGTGGAGACGACTGTACGGTCGGGCGCCCATTGTACCGGCGTCGGCACCGCTGCCTGGTCGAACACCAGGTCCCGGTAAATCTCATCGCTAATGATCGTCAAGCCGAATTCCTCCGCCACGGAACAGACGCCCCGCATGGTCGTTTCCGACGGCAAGGCACCAGTGGGGTTGTCGGGGAGGGTGACGATGATGCTGCGTGGACGCATCCCCGCTTTGATCGCCTGGAACAGCGCCGGCCGCAACAGTTCGGGGTCAGGTGCACCGCCCTCACCGGCGGAAGCGGGAACCCGGATCGGGCGGGACCCCACCATGGCCGTCTGCGCCGCGTAGGAAACCCATGCGGGAGACGCCACCACCACGTCTCCATCGAGGGCTTGCAAGAGCGCGAACAGCAGAGGTTTGGTACCCGGTCCGAGAAGTACCTGGTCGGCATCGGTAGGGACGTCATGTCGGGTGAAGTAACCGGCGAGCGCCTCGCGGGCGGACTTGATACCCGCCACCGGGCCGTAGTCGGCTAGAGAGGCGGCGCTGGCGTACGCCTCCCGCAGTGCGGGGTGGACGGGTAGGTTGGCCCCGCCGAAGGCCAGGGGTACGACGTCCCGGCCGGCTGCTCGGCGAGCGGCAATGGTCTCGTTGGCGGCGAGTGTGGCAGAGATGGTCATGATCGTTCCTTCTATATCCGATGTGGTATTTAAAGCCTCGCTCGCCTTAAGAGATAATACAAGTAATTGCCGCTTGTGCTTAGGGTAAGATTAACTTATGCTCGGAGTTTCGCGCCTCAGTCTGCTATACGAATTCGCCTCCCACGGCTCAATTCGGGCAACAGCCGTTTCTACTGGTCAAACCCCCTCAGCGGTGTCACAACAATTGCGAGCCTTGGAAGACGAAGTCGGTGTTGCCCTGCTGGAGCGGACGGCCCGTTCGGCACGCCTCACCGATGCCGGTCGTCGCCTGGTGGAACATGCGGGCGCCATTTTGGACGCCATTGCCGCCGCGGAAGCCGATGTGGCCTCCGTGGACGCCACCCCGCAAGGCGAAGTGACGGTATCGGCCACCCCGTCGGTTGCGGTGGCGCTCGCCGGTTCGGTGTTGAAACGGTTGCGCCGGTACAAAAAGCTGACCTTGGTTCTGCGGCAGCAACCGAACGTGTCCGAAGCGGAGGGACGAGTCAAGGCGGGACAGTTGGACATCGCCCTGATCGATGATTGGACCGGATTGCGGCGTTCCGATAAGGAGGGTCCGTTGACCTATCATTACCTGTTGCGGGATCCGTTGATGGCGGTGCTTCCGAAAGATCATCCGTTGGCCGCGAATAAGCGGGTATCGTTGCGCCAATTGGCAGGACAGCCGTGGATAGCCTCTCCGGAAGGCGAGCCGTCGCGTTTGGCCATGGAGCGGCTCTGGAGACGTGAGTCCATTGCCGCGCCGCTATCGGTGTTCGAAGGTCTGGACACGATTCTCATGCTTGTCGCCAAGGGGCTCGGTGTGACCGTCGCGCCTTGGATGGCGACACTGGAACGTAAAGGTATCGTCGTTCGGCCCTTGGTCGGTGCGGCACCCGGCCGTGAGATCTATGCGGTGCATCGGACCGCTTCGACCGGGCGCCCTTCCGTCATGACGGTGTTGCAGGCCCTGCACCACGCCGCTCGGGTGCTGTAATGCGCTAGAGGTGGCCGGGCGGGTATGGCAGATCCTCGTCCCACGACGGCTCTTCGGAGATTCGCTTGCGTCGCCGTGTGGGTGGTGTGAGCGGATCGTCGTCCGGATCATGGTGGGACGAGCGGCCTTTGCGAATGAAGACGGCTGCCAGGTAGGTGGTGATCGGGACGGCCGCGATCAGCCCCAGGGTTCCTACCACGGAGCGTAGAATCTCTGCCGCGATCAGTTCGTTGGTGAGTACCTGCCCGACCGGGGAGTCGGAACCGACGATCAGAACCAATAGGGGCAGGGAGGCTCCCGCGTAGGCCAGTACAAGGGTGTTGACCACTGAGGTGATGTGGTCGGTACCCACTCGGGTTCCCGAGCGGAACAGGTGACCGATGGTCCATTTGGGATTGGCCTTGGCCAGTTCGTCCACTGTGGCGGCTTGGGAGACGGTGATGTCGTCGATAACACCCAGAGCACCGATCAGAATGCCCGCCAATAGCAGCCCCGACATGTCGAGATCAAAGTTGAGGCTGAGGTTGCTGGTGTCCTCGTCGACGATGCCGGTGAGATTGGCCAGCGAAGTCGCGGCGGCCGCGAGGACTCCGGTCACAAGGAGGGCGCTCAGAGTTCCCAGTACCGCCACTGTCGCACTGCGGTTCCATCCGTGCGTCACGAAGATCGACACCAACATGATCGCCGAGGCCCCGACGACGGCGACGGTCAACGGTGATGAGCCGTTGAGAATGGCGGGAATGATGAACAGGAGCAATACTGCGAAGGTGATCGCCAGGCTCAACAGGGATCGCAGGCCCTTCCAGCGCCCGAAGGCGATGATGGCGAGAGCGAAGGCGATCAGCGCCGCCCACAGGACGGACGAACGTTCGTGGTCGATGATGTGATAGACGGTTCCGTCCATGGCGCCGGGGAGATGCATGACGATGACGGAGTCACCGACGTCCACCGTCGGCGCGCCCGGCCCGGACGGCAGATCCACGATGGTTTCCTTCCCCTGATCGGGTCCGCTCATGAGCCGGATGGCCACCTCACCACAGGGCCCGGGTACGGCGAGTTCACCTTGACCTTCGGGACATTCCATTTCATTGACGGCCAAGACGTCGGCCTTGTACTCGTCGTTGTGTTCAACGTCGGCGGCGGAATAGTCGATCGGCCAGAGCCAGACGAGCCCGATAAGGGTGGCCAGCGCGGCGGGTATCAGTATCCAGAGTGCGCGGCGTGGGACGGTGTCGTTTCCGGTTGTGTGGGTGTGATGGTTGTGGCTCACCCGCCCAGGATAAGGATGACCGTCGACTTTCGCCAGTGGCCCCGTGAGCGTGGGCGGGTCTCACACTTGGCCTCGACTTCATGACTGACGTCAGGGAGCCGCACACCGCGACGCCCCGATCATACGTCGATGGGAACGGACCAAACGACCGGAGACAGCTCGGCCCACAGTTGCAGCGGATACCGGTCTCCGACACAGTCGAGATCCTGGAAGGGGAGTCGGTTCCACAGGGAAAGGTACAGCAGTTCGGCCGGACCCCGCACGGCTGATTCCGGGGGCAGGGTGGGGTAGGAGGTCACCAGGGGCGGCATGTGACTGAGATGAATGTACCAGTCACCGCGAGTGTGGGGGACGTCGCTGGCTTGCAGGTGAATGCAGGTGGGGCGGATGGTTCGCAACAGGGTGGAGCTGCGGCTTTGAAATCCCATCAACATTTCGTCGATGCCGTCGAGGGCGTACAGCGGATGGATTTCGGATATCTCGTCTCCGAGGGTGAGCTCGGCGTCGACTCGGTGGATCGTGGTCTCGTGTACCTGGCGGCGCGTCCAGAACTCCAGGCTGCTCGGGGCGGCGAACGACTGCCAACATCGCAGGTCGTCGGGGGCTTTTCCCAAGGTGTCGCAGAGGTCGAGCACACCCTGCATGGCCCACTCGCTGAGCTGGTCGTCATTGGGAAGCGGGCCGACGAACTGTGTAAAAGCGGTGGGGTCGGGTTCGTTGTGTCGGCGTTGGCCGACAATATAGGTCGACCAACGATGTGAGATTCCAATGTGTCGAATGAGATCGCGTAGGCACCAGGTGGGGCACGACGGTACGGGATGGTCAAGGGAGGTGGCATCGGCTATGCTGACGATGCGTGCCCCCTCGTTCTGTATCACGTCGATCTGATCCCCAATACTCATTACAAGCAGTCTTACGCATAAAATGTGACGAACGCAAGTGTTGGAGATAACTGTTATCGTAGCGTTAGGAAAACCAACAGTCCGTTTTCTTAACGTTACTTATGAGTAGATTCTATGATTTAGGCTGTGCGGCAATGACTCTCCCGGGTAACCGCCTTTTGGTTATTACTGATGAAACTCAATGTTTCGATGACACCGTACTGCGGCGGCTCGTGGAGGCGCGTAGTGGGGGTCCGTTCAGCGTGGTGGTGCGGGACAAGCACATGAGTCCACGTTGGCGTCGTGGCTTGACCGAGGAGCTGAAACGCGCCGATTTCGAGGTTATCGTGGCCGATCCTCCGGATTCGGAGGCCAGGGTGCACCTGTCGGCACAGGCGGAGTTGCCGAATCACGCCGTCACGTGTCTGGGTCGCTCGTGGCACCAGGGTGACGGGATTCCATCAAGCCGCACACTGGATTACGTGACGTATTCACCGATCTGGGCCAGTGCTTCGAAGCCGGGGTACGGACCGACGGTGGGAATCGACGGCTTGGGGGCCTTCTGCGGGGCCGCGCCGATTCCGGTGTATGCGCTGGGCGGCGTGGAGACTCCCGAGCGGATTCACGCGGCCCGCGCGGCGGGGGCCTATGGAGTAGCGGTCATGG
It encodes the following:
- a CDS encoding GNAT family N-acetyltransferase, giving the protein MSQLECFVSTDRDRFDLDWVHHVLATDTYWAKGRDRSITETAFENSIAYGLYTAAGQQIGCARVTTDHSTFAYLADVYVDPAQRGHGLSRFLLDRIFTDLDAVGLRRTALFTQGAEGLYEKYDFVPAEQGDSTCMVRRNPTS
- a CDS encoding pyridoxal phosphate-dependent aminotransferase → MTISATLAANETIAARRAAGRDVVPLAFGGANLPVHPALREAYASAASLADYGPVAGIKSAREALAGYFTRHDVPTDADQVLLGPGTKPLLFALLQALDGDVVVASPAWVSYAAQTAMVGSRPIRVPASAGEGGAPDPELLRPALFQAIKAGMRPRSIIVTLPDNPTGALPSETTMRGVCSVAEEFGLTIISDEIYRDLVFDQAAVPTPVQWAPDRTVVSTGLSKNFALGGWRLGGLRFSAGPTGERLMKRVRTAASEIWSTPPLPAQHAAALAWSDLPALRDRIDRSRHLHCTVASAVADIFRSYDLEVVKPRGAFYVWPDFEPWRAYLKTEHGISTSAELAEWLTEQWDVVTIPGSEFGDAPGSLTLRVAVPGLYGINDAQRTEVLEADDPLSVPWVSHALARLDTAVNGLVAADQLLTASR
- a CDS encoding winged helix-turn-helix transcriptional regulator; amino-acid sequence: MRSYDDGCPAAHALDIVGERWSLLIVRELLLGPKRFTDVRSGLPGASANVLSDRLRHLEAAGVVARRRLPPPAASRVYELTEWGRGLEGIIVQLLRWGARSPAIPLDTKVGTDAVILTLRSLFVPAAAQGLDLAVQLVIGERFFSAEITDRALLLNPGMIEHPHATITTDAETLKRLTIGKRSLGVALHAERAVVTGNQDLAERFLDMFRLPESAGAARPDFER
- a CDS encoding LysR family transcriptional regulator produces the protein MLGVSRLSLLYEFASHGSIRATAVSTGQTPSAVSQQLRALEDEVGVALLERTARSARLTDAGRRLVEHAGAILDAIAAAEADVASVDATPQGEVTVSATPSVAVALAGSVLKRLRRYKKLTLVLRQQPNVSEAEGRVKAGQLDIALIDDWTGLRRSDKEGPLTYHYLLRDPLMAVLPKDHPLAANKRVSLRQLAGQPWIASPEGEPSRLAMERLWRRESIAAPLSVFEGLDTILMLVAKGLGVTVAPWMATLERKGIVVRPLVGAAPGREIYAVHRTASTGRPSVMTVLQALHHAARVL
- a CDS encoding thiamine phosphate synthase, which codes for MTLPGNRLLVITDETQCFDDTVLRRLVEARSGGPFSVVVRDKHMSPRWRRGLTEELKRADFEVIVADPPDSEARVHLSAQAELPNHAVTCLGRSWHQGDGIPSSRTLDYVTYSPIWASASKPGYGPTVGIDGLGAFCGAAPIPVYALGGVETPERIHAARAAGAYGVAVMGAVMRSVEPAEVVRRFNDAL
- a CDS encoding carbonic anhydrase; protein product: MNVSMPDEAKQTLRGLLEGNDRFRDDRMRYRRDVEAAKRTAPSQSPKAAVFTCVDSRVMVESVFDCDFGELAVVRTAGHVPDRAAVGSLEFIATELKVDVVVVLGHQRCGAIAAALETVKESDDSTGTGFLIEQLWDPAAQALKECPDDAAPYAETLHVRKTVASLNERDKFHNVPVIGATYELDTGAVKFLDV
- a CDS encoding DUF1707 domain-containing protein, whose product is MDPFNIRAGRADKRFAIDCLNEAVKRGNLPKEEYTSRRHDIISAVSVGELQQLIDDLDRLEGRDSWRYGHWRGPVQDGRELEIQRAVGVAFLIAALVVLIVVVYVVVNVINDWL
- a CDS encoding YibE/F family protein, with amino-acid sequence MSHNHHTHTTGNDTVPRRALWILIPAALATLIGLVWLWPIDYSAADVEHNDEYKADVLAVNEMECPEGQGELAVPGPCGEVAIRLMSGPDQGKETIVDLPSGPGAPTVDVGDSVIVMHLPGAMDGTVYHIIDHERSSVLWAALIAFALAIIAFGRWKGLRSLLSLAITFAVLLLFIIPAILNGSSPLTVAVVGASAIMLVSIFVTHGWNRSATVAVLGTLSALLVTGVLAAAATSLANLTGIVDEDTSNLSLNFDLDMSGLLLAGILIGALGVIDDITVSQAATVDELAKANPKWTIGHLFRSGTRVGTDHITSVVNTLVLAYAGASLPLLVLIVGSDSPVGQVLTNELIAAEILRSVVGTLGLIAAVPITTYLAAVFIRKGRSSHHDPDDDPLTPPTRRRKRISEEPSWDEDLPYPPGHL
- the bluB gene encoding 5,6-dimethylbenzimidazole synthase — its product is MDLYEAVYRRRDVRAEFSGAPLPDGALERVLNAANAAPSVGMSQPWDFIVVSDSDLKRRFHTHVDEERREYASQLDAEQREKFQRIKIDGILESTLSVVVTYNADRGGPNVLGRHAIADAGLYSVCLAIENLWLAATAEELGMGWVSFYREHFLSQLLGIPDGIRPIAWLCLGPVTRLQETPDLERHRWRKRRPLEDSLHRNGW
- a CDS encoding maleylpyruvate isomerase family mycothiol-dependent enzyme; translated protein: MSIGDQIDVIQNEGARIVSIADATSLDHPVPSCPTWCLRDLIRHIGISHRWSTYIVGQRRHNEPDPTAFTQFVGPLPNDDQLSEWAMQGVLDLCDTLGKAPDDLRCWQSFAAPSSLEFWTRRQVHETTIHRVDAELTLGDEISEIHPLYALDGIDEMLMGFQSRSSTLLRTIRPTCIHLQASDVPHTRGDWYIHLSHMPPLVTSYPTLPPESAVRGPAELLYLSLWNRLPFQDLDCVGDRYPLQLWAELSPVVWSVPIDV